One window of Dyadobacter sandarakinus genomic DNA carries:
- the thrC gene encoding threonine synthase has product MIFHSTKTPSLKASLEEAVFNSLPSDNGLYVPEYIPKVSAQFLNNIEEKTFNEIAAEVAWTLLGDEITRAEIEEIIQRSFDFEAPVKQLGSNDFVLELFHGPSMAFKDFGARFMAALMSYFLQKSQKEIKILVATSGDTGGAVALGFYKVPGITVTILYPKGKVSEIQERQLTTLDHNVSAIEVDGNFDDCQRLVKEAFLDEDLQARFHLASANSINIARLIPQSFYYFSAYAQVKHLQKPVVFSVPSGNFGNLSAGLLAYRMGLPVEQFVASTNLNNTVPSYLESGDYDPIPSIETISNAMDVGNPSNFVRLKTFMQDDWNLITDKISGFYFDDQQTREAMRKVYDAYEYVMCPHTAVAYQGLQEYRRKNQSDFTGVFLSTAHPAKFLELVEDTLRFRIEIPERLEKLLSVEKTSLKMKPSFQDFKELLISIL; this is encoded by the coding sequence ATGATATTCCATAGTACCAAAACTCCCAGCCTGAAAGCATCCCTGGAAGAAGCTGTTTTCAATAGTCTTCCTTCCGACAATGGTCTTTATGTACCTGAATACATTCCAAAAGTATCCGCTCAGTTTCTTAACAATATTGAGGAAAAAACATTTAATGAAATTGCAGCAGAGGTTGCCTGGACCTTACTTGGGGATGAAATTACCAGAGCAGAAATTGAGGAGATCATACAACGTTCCTTTGACTTTGAAGCGCCTGTAAAACAGCTTGGTAGCAATGATTTTGTGCTTGAACTTTTTCATGGTCCTTCCATGGCATTCAAGGATTTTGGTGCCCGGTTTATGGCTGCATTAATGTCCTATTTTTTGCAAAAATCACAAAAGGAAATCAAAATTCTTGTAGCTACTTCAGGCGATACGGGTGGTGCTGTGGCGCTGGGTTTTTATAAGGTTCCCGGGATTACGGTAACAATCCTTTACCCCAAAGGAAAAGTCAGTGAAATACAGGAACGTCAGCTGACTACCCTGGACCATAATGTAAGTGCGATTGAGGTAGACGGTAATTTTGACGATTGTCAAAGGCTGGTCAAGGAAGCCTTCCTGGACGAAGACCTTCAAGCCAGGTTTCATCTGGCTTCTGCGAACTCTATTAATATTGCAAGGCTGATCCCGCAGTCTTTTTACTACTTCTCTGCTTATGCACAAGTAAAACATTTACAAAAGCCGGTCGTCTTTTCAGTACCTAGCGGAAACTTTGGTAACCTTAGTGCAGGATTACTCGCCTACCGCATGGGCCTGCCCGTGGAGCAGTTTGTTGCTTCTACAAATTTGAACAACACGGTTCCCAGCTATCTGGAATCCGGCGATTATGATCCGATACCTTCTATTGAAACTATTTCCAATGCAATGGATGTAGGTAACCCGAGCAATTTTGTACGGTTGAAGACTTTTATGCAGGATGACTGGAATCTGATCACAGATAAAATTTCCGGCTTCTACTTCGATGACCAGCAAACCAGAGAAGCTATGCGGAAAGTTTACGATGCTTACGAATATGTAATGTGTCCGCATACTGCTGTTGCTTACCAGGGCTTGCAGGAGTACCGCCGTAAAAACCAGTCCGACTTTACCGGTGTGTTCCTCTCAACAGCTCACCCGGCCAAATTTCTCGAGTTGGTGGAGGATACTCTGCGTTTCAGGATAGAAATCCCTGAACGATTGGAAAAACTGCTTTCTGTTGAAAAAACTTCCTTGAAAATGAAGCCTTCTTTTCAGGACTTTAAGGAATTGCTTATCAGCATTTTATAG
- a CDS encoding tetratricopeptide repeat protein — translation MISILVPAAAALGQSDRELAEEYFKSNDCPKAITYYGNILKSSFEKAALKNYTTCIVKTKEWSAAEQLFKKQIKADAANSSWYHIYWGIMLEAQGKAQEAAKRNEQAIAAAGSRIDLRRDMAEEFRTQNKPELARTVLLEARQITKRDDLFQLELASVYRDLNSPEKMIDELLSYGMRYQNTEVVQNMLQDFTKDEKEQALLEKVLYDKIQKFPNEGFYNELLIWYQIQKKDFYKAFIQERSLDKRFKHNGARLYNLGNLALQNQDYANAGNIFDYLVKEYPKGQLYPVVRRMAIFAREEQVKNTYPIKTAEVQKLLGQYQALVDELGVNLRTMEALRNMAILNAFYMNDFKVAINILQKAIEAGKQEKNFVDKCKLDLGDIYLLQGEPWEATLVYSQVEKSQKDDLLGYEAKLRNAKLHYFKGEFELAKAVLDILKKATSREIANDANELSLLIMDNTGLDSTEAAMKQYSNVELLLFQNKRFDALDTLKQLYTKYQNHSLADEILWLTARTYIKLDSNQQAMENLQTLYAKFGHDIYGDDALFTMAKLLQEKLNDKDQAMKFYQELMEKYPGSIFVAESRKRFRQLRGDVIN, via the coding sequence TTGATAAGCATTTTGGTTCCGGCGGCGGCGGCGCTGGGGCAGAGCGACCGGGAGCTGGCGGAGGAGTATTTCAAAAGCAATGACTGCCCGAAGGCCATTACTTATTATGGGAATATCCTAAAGTCTTCCTTCGAGAAGGCCGCGCTTAAAAACTATACGACTTGTATTGTCAAGACGAAGGAGTGGAGTGCCGCCGAGCAGCTGTTTAAAAAGCAGATCAAGGCAGATGCTGCCAATTCAAGCTGGTACCATATCTATTGGGGTATCATGTTGGAAGCTCAGGGAAAAGCACAGGAAGCCGCTAAGCGTAATGAACAGGCTATTGCCGCTGCCGGATCAAGGATTGACCTGCGCCGGGATATGGCCGAGGAATTCAGGACACAGAACAAGCCCGAACTTGCCAGAACTGTCCTATTGGAAGCCAGGCAAATTACCAAGAGAGACGACCTGTTTCAGCTCGAACTGGCAAGCGTGTACCGCGACCTGAACAGTCCGGAAAAAATGATCGACGAGTTGCTTTCCTATGGCATGCGCTACCAGAATACAGAAGTAGTGCAGAACATGCTGCAGGATTTTACCAAAGATGAAAAAGAGCAGGCGTTGCTGGAAAAGGTACTTTATGACAAGATCCAGAAATTTCCGAATGAGGGCTTCTACAATGAGTTGCTGATCTGGTACCAGATCCAGAAAAAGGACTTTTACAAAGCTTTCATTCAGGAACGCTCATTGGACAAGAGATTCAAGCACAACGGAGCAAGACTGTACAATCTGGGTAACCTTGCTTTACAGAACCAGGATTATGCCAATGCCGGCAATATATTTGATTATCTGGTAAAGGAGTATCCCAAAGGGCAGCTCTATCCGGTGGTTCGCAGGATGGCGATTTTTGCCCGTGAAGAACAGGTAAAAAATACCTATCCGATTAAGACTGCCGAAGTACAAAAGCTGCTCGGCCAGTACCAGGCTCTGGTTGATGAGCTGGGTGTCAATCTGCGCACGATGGAGGCATTGCGTAACATGGCTATTCTGAATGCCTTTTACATGAATGACTTCAAGGTTGCGATTAATATTCTGCAGAAGGCCATAGAAGCTGGAAAGCAGGAGAAGAATTTTGTAGACAAATGCAAGCTTGATCTGGGTGATATTTACCTGCTGCAAGGTGAACCCTGGGAAGCTACGCTCGTGTACTCCCAGGTTGAGAAATCACAGAAAGATGACCTGCTGGGATACGAGGCAAAGCTGAGGAATGCAAAGCTGCATTATTTTAAAGGAGAATTTGAACTCGCAAAAGCAGTGCTTGACATTTTGAAAAAAGCAACATCAAGAGAAATCGCGAATGATGCCAATGAACTCTCCCTGCTGATTATGGATAACACAGGACTGGATAGTACCGAGGCGGCCATGAAGCAATATTCGAATGTGGAGCTGTTGCTTTTTCAGAACAAGAGGTTTGATGCACTGGACACTCTGAAGCAGCTGTACACTAAGTATCAAAATCACAGCCTTGCTGATGAGATCCTATGGCTCACCGCAAGAACTTACATCAAGCTTGACAGTAACCAGCAGGCGATGGAAAACCTGCAGACGCTCTATGCCAAGTTTGGTCACGACATCTATGGAGACGATGCACTCTTCACCATGGCGAAATTGCTGCAGGAAAAATTAAATGATAAGGATCAGGCTATGAAGTTTTATCAGGAGCTAATGGAAAAATATCCGGGAAGCATTTTTGTTGCTGAGTCACGAAAAAGGTTCCGGCAGCTGAGGGGAGATGTAATCAACTAG